The following proteins are co-located in the Gordonia polyisoprenivorans genome:
- a CDS encoding SRPBCC family protein: MTSQPAPLADLGDRIADIDGLIRVETHPRTVATPIIVDMLRSVYPHDKIFGQFCPIQGYVDAPPRELFSWLSDTRSLEEWTYSLRGFTETDEPGLWVAQDRLGDNTEIYTRTIADPNAMTVDYHCAWDQGDHLWMIYLMRVVDAQVVLNRPGSVVLWNNCRHPFYDENPYPDTAPPDRPVWVGDFWEMFSAGHQLELDNLTAIAEFRHHNNLPLTPEWMTS, encoded by the coding sequence ATGACCAGTCAGCCCGCCCCGCTCGCCGACCTCGGGGACCGCATCGCCGACATCGACGGGCTCATCCGCGTCGAGACCCACCCCCGCACGGTGGCGACCCCGATCATCGTCGACATGCTGCGCTCGGTGTACCCGCACGACAAGATCTTCGGGCAGTTCTGCCCGATCCAGGGATACGTGGACGCACCGCCCCGCGAGCTGTTCTCCTGGCTCTCCGACACCCGCTCGCTGGAGGAATGGACCTACAGTCTGCGCGGATTCACCGAAACCGACGAGCCCGGCCTGTGGGTCGCCCAGGACCGCCTCGGCGACAACACCGAGATCTACACCCGCACCATCGCCGACCCGAATGCGATGACCGTCGACTACCACTGCGCATGGGATCAGGGTGATCACCTGTGGATGATCTACCTGATGCGGGTCGTCGATGCGCAGGTGGTGTTGAATCGTCCGGGTTCGGTGGTGCTGTGGAACAACTGCCGGCATCCCTTCTACGACGAGAATCCCTACCCCGACACCGCGCCGCCCGATCGCCCGGTATGGGTCGGCGATTTCTGGGAGATGTTCTCTGCCGGACACCAACTCGAGCTCGACAATCTCACGGCGATCGCCGAGTTCCGCCACCACAACAACCTGCCCCTCACCCCGGAATGGATGACGTCATGA